GCTGGACGGGACAGGCGTCCAGTTGGCACGGCGCTTGCTCCGAGATGACAGCAGCGCTCGACCGGAGCGCAGCATGGGAGAAGGAGGAGCCCCCACCCCGATCCGGTCAGGGAGAGAGAAACGATGTTGGTTCCAAGAGTCCCCCGCGCGATCGCAGCGCCCCGCAAGCGCCATTTTGCCCGGACCTACGTGCAGGTACTTGCCGCCATGGTCCTTGGAGCCGCAATTGGCTACCTCTATCCGGAAACCGGCCAAAGCCTGAAGCCGCTCGGCGATGCCTTCATCAAAGTCATCAAGATGATTATCGCACCTGTCATCTTCCTGACAATTGCGACCGGCATTGCCGGCATGAGCGATCTGCAGAAGGTCGGCCGAGTTGCCGCCAAGGCGATGGTTTATTTCCTTACCTTCTCGACGCTTGCACTCGTTGTCGGGCTGATTGTCGCGAATATCGTTCAGCCTGGCGCCGGCCTCAACATCGATCCGGCCTCGCTCGATGTCGAAGCCGTTAAGGGCTATGTGGCCACGGCTCACGAGCAGTCCGTGACCAGCTTCCTGATGAACATCATCCCGTCAACGATTGCCAGTGCCTTCGCGGAAGGCGACATCCTGCAAGTCTTGTTCTTCTCGGTCTTGTTCGGCATTGCTCTGGCGATGACCGGAGAGACGAGCAGGCCGGTCGTTACCTTTCTCCAGGCGCTCACCGCCCCCATTTTTAAGCTCGTCGGCATTCTGATGAAGGCTGCACCCATCGGCGCCTTCGGCGCTATGGCCTTTACGATCGGCAAATACGGAATCGGTTCGGTGGCCAACCTCGCGATACTGGTCGCGACGTTCTATCTGACCGCCTTCCTCTTCGTGTTCGGGGTTCTCGGCGTGGTCTGCCGCTGCAACGGCTTCTCGATCTTTTCTCTTGTCCGCTACATCAAGGACGAGCTGCTGCTTGTCCTGGCAACGTCCTCCTCGGAGGCCGCGCTGCCCTCGCTCATGGAGAAGATGGAGAAGGCCGGCGCCGCGCGTTCGGTCGTAAGTCTCGTCATCCCTACTGGATACTCATTCAATCTGGACGGCACCAATATCTACATGACGATCGCCGCCCTCTTCATCGCGCAGGCGACGAACACAGATTTGTCAATTGCCGATCAGATCCTCCTGCTGCTAATTGCGATGCTTTCCTCGAAGGGTGCGGCAGGCGTCACCGGCGCCGGCTTCATCACATTGGCCGCTACTCTGTCTGTCGTGCCGAGTGTTCCCGTTGCCGGAATGGCTCTAATTCTTGGCGTGGACCGCTTCATGTCGGAATGCCGCGCGCTGACGAATTTAGTCGGTAATGCGGTGGCATCGCTCGTTGTCGCTCGCTGGGAAGGCGAATTGGACCAGTCCCGGATGGAAGCCGCTTTCCGCGGTTAGGGTTACATCAAACGGGCTCCCCGCAAGCAAGCAATAGCGCGACGTGTAAGTCACGGCCTTCACAGCAGTCGAATTGCCGGCCTCCAAAGAGCGCTGGAAATAGTGTACTAACGCGGAGAGTAATACAACACCATGAAGCCCCTAAGCAAACGAACGGTTCACGGAAACTCATCTGGGTCCGCATGGAGCGCTGTTCGTCGAATGCGTTATCAACCGTGGGGTGTGGTAACTATTTCAGCTTGCCGCCCCAAGCCGTCGCGGGATCGCACCGGATGACGGAGGACCGGCCGATCAGAATCGCTAGGGGAAAGCGCGTCACAATTGCCGATCTCGCCCGCGAAGCCGGAGTCAGCGTAGCAACAGTCGATCGGGTTCTGAACGTCCGCCTTCCGGTGCGAGAGGAGACCGCCCAGCGGGTCCATGCGGCCGCGCACGCGATCGGCTATCATGCTGCCGGTCTCATCAAACAGCGCTTGCAGCAGCACCTGCCGCACTACAAGCTGGGCTTCATCTTGAGAAAACCTGCCCACGATTTTTACCAAGATTTCGCTCGCAATATTGAAGAGTCGGTCAGTATGGCTAAATCCTTCCACGGCCTTCCGATCATCGAGTTCGCGCAGTCACATTTGCCGCGTGACCTGCTCCCGCTTCTTAAGGACCTTGGAAGCCGCTGCCAGGCGATCGCCATGGTGGCGGCCGATCACCCGAAAATCACAGCATCAGTCGAGGAGCTCAAGGCGAAAGGTATCCCGGTATTTTCGCTGTTATCCGACTTCGCCGATGGCGTGCGCGAGGGCTACATCGGCCTCAACAACAGCAAGGTCGGACGGACTGCCGCTTGGGTGTTTTCCAAGGCCGCAAAACGGCCCGGCAAGGTGGCGGTGTTTGTCGGAAGCCATCGCTTCCAGGCGCATGCGACGCGGGAAACGGCCTTTCGTGCCTATTTTCGTGAGAACGCGCCCAAATTCGA
This region of Mesorhizobium sp. M2A.F.Ca.ET.046.03.2.1 genomic DNA includes:
- a CDS encoding dicarboxylate/amino acid:cation symporter — protein: MLVPRVPRAIAAPRKRHFARTYVQVLAAMVLGAAIGYLYPETGQSLKPLGDAFIKVIKMIIAPVIFLTIATGIAGMSDLQKVGRVAAKAMVYFLTFSTLALVVGLIVANIVQPGAGLNIDPASLDVEAVKGYVATAHEQSVTSFLMNIIPSTIASAFAEGDILQVLFFSVLFGIALAMTGETSRPVVTFLQALTAPIFKLVGILMKAAPIGAFGAMAFTIGKYGIGSVANLAILVATFYLTAFLFVFGVLGVVCRCNGFSIFSLVRYIKDELLLVLATSSSEAALPSLMEKMEKAGAARSVVSLVIPTGYSFNLDGTNIYMTIAALFIAQATNTDLSIADQILLLLIAMLSSKGAAGVTGAGFITLAATLSVVPSVPVAGMALILGVDRFMSECRALTNLVGNAVASLVVARWEGELDQSRMEAAFRG
- a CDS encoding LacI family DNA-binding transcriptional regulator — translated: MTEDRPIRIARGKRVTIADLAREAGVSVATVDRVLNVRLPVREETAQRVHAAAHAIGYHAAGLIKQRLQQHLPHYKLGFILRKPAHDFYQDFARNIEESVSMAKSFHGLPIIEFAQSHLPRDLLPLLKDLGSRCQAIAMVAADHPKITASVEELKAKGIPVFSLLSDFADGVREGYIGLNNSKVGRTAAWVFSKAAKRPGKVAVFVGSHRFQAHATRETAFRAYFRENAPKFEVLDPLVNLDERQLTYEKLLDLMQREPELVGFYMAGGGIEGAISALREEGSGQDLVAIVSEMTPQSRGALADDILTMAVGTPMRRLCQELIMAMERAIKAGVAESPGQTFLPFDIYLPENI